From the Bombus pascuorum chromosome 7, iyBomPasc1.1, whole genome shotgun sequence genome, one window contains:
- the LOC132908695 gene encoding PDZ and LIM domain protein Zasp-like isoform X1 — MSAQRAMFVNKQFNSPINLYSPQAIQETLDRQTQVLANGAVGIDFNQLAKPANLQNSAVLRMLEEEEARQRGGQPRLKRVAWPPPPEDQDLDFVEQGPIQAKTRGIGDRASYQSSSSSSSSPQPPSTIARSSTRSAVLSSPSPVSPGGTLRQPSHFQLQSAPKGWRPVTPPATSPISQQPIQPNWYDQQQQQDHRAQQHPQDYSSPRLAQTHAPAVFEAPPSTITLRPEPPISQAPAPVYQAQPAATKAPVSGNMRGDLKWPPASVRAQTEAENRARMELAKGPAVRPRRVHKDYSGFFAQHALNSTYPGYRAPPGTQYFTPSYHN, encoded by the exons ATGTCTGCGCAGAGGGCAATGTTCGTGAACAAACAATTCAACTCTCCTATCAATTTGTATTCACCTCAAGCAATACAGGAAACTTTGGATAGGCAAACTCAAGTTCTAGCTAATGGTGCAGTTGG gATCGATTTCAATCAACTCGCCAAACCAGCGAATTTACAAAACAGTGCGGTCCTACGAATGCTTGAAGAGGAAGAAGCAAGGCAACGAGGTGGTCAACCCA GACTTAAGCGCGTAGCTTGGCCTCCACCTCCAGAAGATCAGGATTTGGATTTCGTGGAGCAAGGACCAATACAAGCGAAG ACTCGTGGAATCGGTGATCGCGCCTCGTACCAGAGCAGTTCCTCGTCAAGTTCATCACCCCAGCCGCCTTCGACGATCGCTCGTTCGTCGACTCGAAGCGCCGTTCTATCGTCTCCGTCGCCCGTTAGTCCTGGTGGAACACTGCGACAACCGTCACACTTTCAACTTCAGTCAGCGCCAAAGGGTTGGCGACCGGTAACACCACCGGCTACTTCTCCCATCTCGCAACAACCGATACAGCCGAATTGGTACGatcagcaacagcaacaagaTCATCGTGCTCAG CAGCATCCTCAAGATTATAGTTCGCCACGACTGGCACAAACTCACGCCCCTGCCGTTTTTGAAGCACCACCGTCCACAATCACACTTCGCCCGGAGCCTCCAATCTCACAG gCACCAGCGCCAGTTTACCAAGCACAACCTGCCGCGACAAAGGCTCCAGTAAGCGGAAACATGAGAGGAGACTTGAAGTGGCCGCCAGCATCGGTGAGAGCTCAAACGGAAGCCGAAAACAGAGCTAGGATGGAATTAGCGAAAGGTCCTGCTGTTAGACCTCGCAGAGTGCACAAGGACTATAGCGGATTTTTCGCTCAACACGCTTTGAACAGTACCTATCCTGGTTATCGAGCTCCGCCAGGCACTCAATACTTTACCCCTTCTTATCATAATTAG
- the LOC132908695 gene encoding uncharacterized protein LOC132908695 isoform X3, translated as MKSDTSEGELVIDFNQLAKPANLQNSAVLRMLEEEEARQRGGQPRLKRVAWPPPPEDQDLDFVEQGPIQAKTRGIGDRASYQSSSSSSSSPQPPSTIARSSTRSAVLSSPSPVSPGGTLRQPSHFQLQSAPKGWRPVTPPATSPISQQPIQPNWYDQQQQQDHRAQQHPQDYSSPRLAQTHAPAVFEAPPSTITLRPEPPISQAPAPVYQAQPAATKAPVSGNMRGDLKWPPASVRAQTEAENRARMELAKGPAVRPRRVHKDYSGFFAQHALNSTYPGYRAPPGTQYFTPSYHN; from the exons ATGAAATCCGATACCTCTGAAGGAGAATTAGT gATCGATTTCAATCAACTCGCCAAACCAGCGAATTTACAAAACAGTGCGGTCCTACGAATGCTTGAAGAGGAAGAAGCAAGGCAACGAGGTGGTCAACCCA GACTTAAGCGCGTAGCTTGGCCTCCACCTCCAGAAGATCAGGATTTGGATTTCGTGGAGCAAGGACCAATACAAGCGAAG ACTCGTGGAATCGGTGATCGCGCCTCGTACCAGAGCAGTTCCTCGTCAAGTTCATCACCCCAGCCGCCTTCGACGATCGCTCGTTCGTCGACTCGAAGCGCCGTTCTATCGTCTCCGTCGCCCGTTAGTCCTGGTGGAACACTGCGACAACCGTCACACTTTCAACTTCAGTCAGCGCCAAAGGGTTGGCGACCGGTAACACCACCGGCTACTTCTCCCATCTCGCAACAACCGATACAGCCGAATTGGTACGatcagcaacagcaacaagaTCATCGTGCTCAG CAGCATCCTCAAGATTATAGTTCGCCACGACTGGCACAAACTCACGCCCCTGCCGTTTTTGAAGCACCACCGTCCACAATCACACTTCGCCCGGAGCCTCCAATCTCACAG gCACCAGCGCCAGTTTACCAAGCACAACCTGCCGCGACAAAGGCTCCAGTAAGCGGAAACATGAGAGGAGACTTGAAGTGGCCGCCAGCATCGGTGAGAGCTCAAACGGAAGCCGAAAACAGAGCTAGGATGGAATTAGCGAAAGGTCCTGCTGTTAGACCTCGCAGAGTGCACAAGGACTATAGCGGATTTTTCGCTCAACACGCTTTGAACAGTACCTATCCTGGTTATCGAGCTCCGCCAGGCACTCAATACTTTACCCCTTCTTATCATAATTAG
- the LOC132908695 gene encoding PDZ and LIM domain protein Zasp-like isoform X2 translates to MSAQRAMFVNKQFNSPINLYSPQAIQETLDRQTQVLANGAVGIDFNQLAKPANLQNSAVLRMLEEEEARQRGGQPRLKRVAWPPPPEDQDLDFVEQGPIQAKTRGIGDRASYQSSSSSSSSPQPPSTIARSSTRSAVLSSPSPVSPGGTLRQPSHFQLQSAPKGWRPVTPPATSPISQQPIQPNWYDQQQQQDHRAQHPQDYSSPRLAQTHAPAVFEAPPSTITLRPEPPISQAPAPVYQAQPAATKAPVSGNMRGDLKWPPASVRAQTEAENRARMELAKGPAVRPRRVHKDYSGFFAQHALNSTYPGYRAPPGTQYFTPSYHN, encoded by the exons ATGTCTGCGCAGAGGGCAATGTTCGTGAACAAACAATTCAACTCTCCTATCAATTTGTATTCACCTCAAGCAATACAGGAAACTTTGGATAGGCAAACTCAAGTTCTAGCTAATGGTGCAGTTGG gATCGATTTCAATCAACTCGCCAAACCAGCGAATTTACAAAACAGTGCGGTCCTACGAATGCTTGAAGAGGAAGAAGCAAGGCAACGAGGTGGTCAACCCA GACTTAAGCGCGTAGCTTGGCCTCCACCTCCAGAAGATCAGGATTTGGATTTCGTGGAGCAAGGACCAATACAAGCGAAG ACTCGTGGAATCGGTGATCGCGCCTCGTACCAGAGCAGTTCCTCGTCAAGTTCATCACCCCAGCCGCCTTCGACGATCGCTCGTTCGTCGACTCGAAGCGCCGTTCTATCGTCTCCGTCGCCCGTTAGTCCTGGTGGAACACTGCGACAACCGTCACACTTTCAACTTCAGTCAGCGCCAAAGGGTTGGCGACCGGTAACACCACCGGCTACTTCTCCCATCTCGCAACAACCGATACAGCCGAATTGGTACGatcagcaacagcaacaagaTCATCGTGCTCAG CATCCTCAAGATTATAGTTCGCCACGACTGGCACAAACTCACGCCCCTGCCGTTTTTGAAGCACCACCGTCCACAATCACACTTCGCCCGGAGCCTCCAATCTCACAG gCACCAGCGCCAGTTTACCAAGCACAACCTGCCGCGACAAAGGCTCCAGTAAGCGGAAACATGAGAGGAGACTTGAAGTGGCCGCCAGCATCGGTGAGAGCTCAAACGGAAGCCGAAAACAGAGCTAGGATGGAATTAGCGAAAGGTCCTGCTGTTAGACCTCGCAGAGTGCACAAGGACTATAGCGGATTTTTCGCTCAACACGCTTTGAACAGTACCTATCCTGGTTATCGAGCTCCGCCAGGCACTCAATACTTTACCCCTTCTTATCATAATTAG
- the LOC132908695 gene encoding uncharacterized protein LOC132908695 isoform X4 — protein MLAQTRIDFNQLAKPANLQNSAVLRMLEEEEARQRGGQPRLKRVAWPPPPEDQDLDFVEQGPIQAKTRGIGDRASYQSSSSSSSSPQPPSTIARSSTRSAVLSSPSPVSPGGTLRQPSHFQLQSAPKGWRPVTPPATSPISQQPIQPNWYDQQQQQDHRAQQHPQDYSSPRLAQTHAPAVFEAPPSTITLRPEPPISQAPAPVYQAQPAATKAPVSGNMRGDLKWPPASVRAQTEAENRARMELAKGPAVRPRRVHKDYSGFFAQHALNSTYPGYRAPPGTQYFTPSYHN, from the exons ATGCTCGCCCAAACCAG gATCGATTTCAATCAACTCGCCAAACCAGCGAATTTACAAAACAGTGCGGTCCTACGAATGCTTGAAGAGGAAGAAGCAAGGCAACGAGGTGGTCAACCCA GACTTAAGCGCGTAGCTTGGCCTCCACCTCCAGAAGATCAGGATTTGGATTTCGTGGAGCAAGGACCAATACAAGCGAAG ACTCGTGGAATCGGTGATCGCGCCTCGTACCAGAGCAGTTCCTCGTCAAGTTCATCACCCCAGCCGCCTTCGACGATCGCTCGTTCGTCGACTCGAAGCGCCGTTCTATCGTCTCCGTCGCCCGTTAGTCCTGGTGGAACACTGCGACAACCGTCACACTTTCAACTTCAGTCAGCGCCAAAGGGTTGGCGACCGGTAACACCACCGGCTACTTCTCCCATCTCGCAACAACCGATACAGCCGAATTGGTACGatcagcaacagcaacaagaTCATCGTGCTCAG CAGCATCCTCAAGATTATAGTTCGCCACGACTGGCACAAACTCACGCCCCTGCCGTTTTTGAAGCACCACCGTCCACAATCACACTTCGCCCGGAGCCTCCAATCTCACAG gCACCAGCGCCAGTTTACCAAGCACAACCTGCCGCGACAAAGGCTCCAGTAAGCGGAAACATGAGAGGAGACTTGAAGTGGCCGCCAGCATCGGTGAGAGCTCAAACGGAAGCCGAAAACAGAGCTAGGATGGAATTAGCGAAAGGTCCTGCTGTTAGACCTCGCAGAGTGCACAAGGACTATAGCGGATTTTTCGCTCAACACGCTTTGAACAGTACCTATCCTGGTTATCGAGCTCCGCCAGGCACTCAATACTTTACCCCTTCTTATCATAATTAG
- the LOC132908695 gene encoding uncharacterized protein LOC132908695 isoform X6 produces the protein MSAQRAMFVNKQFNSPINLYSPQAIQETLDRQTQVLANGAVGIDFNQLAKPANLQNSAVLRMLEEEEARQRGGQPRLKRVAWPPPPEDQDLDFVEQGPIQAKQHPQDYSSPRLAQTHAPAVFEAPPSTITLRPEPPISQAPAPVYQAQPAATKAPVSGNMRGDLKWPPASVRAQTEAENRARMELAKGPAVRPRRVHKDYSGFFAQHALNSTYPGYRAPPGTQYFTPSYHN, from the exons ATGTCTGCGCAGAGGGCAATGTTCGTGAACAAACAATTCAACTCTCCTATCAATTTGTATTCACCTCAAGCAATACAGGAAACTTTGGATAGGCAAACTCAAGTTCTAGCTAATGGTGCAGTTGG gATCGATTTCAATCAACTCGCCAAACCAGCGAATTTACAAAACAGTGCGGTCCTACGAATGCTTGAAGAGGAAGAAGCAAGGCAACGAGGTGGTCAACCCA GACTTAAGCGCGTAGCTTGGCCTCCACCTCCAGAAGATCAGGATTTGGATTTCGTGGAGCAAGGACCAATACAAGCGAAG CAGCATCCTCAAGATTATAGTTCGCCACGACTGGCACAAACTCACGCCCCTGCCGTTTTTGAAGCACCACCGTCCACAATCACACTTCGCCCGGAGCCTCCAATCTCACAG gCACCAGCGCCAGTTTACCAAGCACAACCTGCCGCGACAAAGGCTCCAGTAAGCGGAAACATGAGAGGAGACTTGAAGTGGCCGCCAGCATCGGTGAGAGCTCAAACGGAAGCCGAAAACAGAGCTAGGATGGAATTAGCGAAAGGTCCTGCTGTTAGACCTCGCAGAGTGCACAAGGACTATAGCGGATTTTTCGCTCAACACGCTTTGAACAGTACCTATCCTGGTTATCGAGCTCCGCCAGGCACTCAATACTTTACCCCTTCTTATCATAATTAG
- the LOC132908695 gene encoding uncharacterized protein LOC132908695 isoform X5 produces the protein MLEEEEARQRGGQPRLKRVAWPPPPEDQDLDFVEQGPIQAKTRGIGDRASYQSSSSSSSSPQPPSTIARSSTRSAVLSSPSPVSPGGTLRQPSHFQLQSAPKGWRPVTPPATSPISQQPIQPNWYDQQQQQDHRAQQHPQDYSSPRLAQTHAPAVFEAPPSTITLRPEPPISQAPAPVYQAQPAATKAPVSGNMRGDLKWPPASVRAQTEAENRARMELAKGPAVRPRRVHKDYSGFFAQHALNSTYPGYRAPPGTQYFTPSYHN, from the exons ATGCTTGAAGAGGAAGAAGCAAGGCAACGAGGTGGTCAACCCA GACTTAAGCGCGTAGCTTGGCCTCCACCTCCAGAAGATCAGGATTTGGATTTCGTGGAGCAAGGACCAATACAAGCGAAG ACTCGTGGAATCGGTGATCGCGCCTCGTACCAGAGCAGTTCCTCGTCAAGTTCATCACCCCAGCCGCCTTCGACGATCGCTCGTTCGTCGACTCGAAGCGCCGTTCTATCGTCTCCGTCGCCCGTTAGTCCTGGTGGAACACTGCGACAACCGTCACACTTTCAACTTCAGTCAGCGCCAAAGGGTTGGCGACCGGTAACACCACCGGCTACTTCTCCCATCTCGCAACAACCGATACAGCCGAATTGGTACGatcagcaacagcaacaagaTCATCGTGCTCAG CAGCATCCTCAAGATTATAGTTCGCCACGACTGGCACAAACTCACGCCCCTGCCGTTTTTGAAGCACCACCGTCCACAATCACACTTCGCCCGGAGCCTCCAATCTCACAG gCACCAGCGCCAGTTTACCAAGCACAACCTGCCGCGACAAAGGCTCCAGTAAGCGGAAACATGAGAGGAGACTTGAAGTGGCCGCCAGCATCGGTGAGAGCTCAAACGGAAGCCGAAAACAGAGCTAGGATGGAATTAGCGAAAGGTCCTGCTGTTAGACCTCGCAGAGTGCACAAGGACTATAGCGGATTTTTCGCTCAACACGCTTTGAACAGTACCTATCCTGGTTATCGAGCTCCGCCAGGCACTCAATACTTTACCCCTTCTTATCATAATTAG
- the LOC132908695 gene encoding PDZ and LIM domain protein Zasp-like isoform X7, which yields MSAQRAMFVNKQFNSPINLYSPQAIQETLDRQTQVLANGAVGIDFNQLAKPANLQNSAVLRMLEEEEARQRGGQPRLKRVAWPPPPEDQDLDFVEQGPIQAKHPQDYSSPRLAQTHAPAVFEAPPSTITLRPEPPISQAPAPVYQAQPAATKAPVSGNMRGDLKWPPASVRAQTEAENRARMELAKGPAVRPRRVHKDYSGFFAQHALNSTYPGYRAPPGTQYFTPSYHN from the exons ATGTCTGCGCAGAGGGCAATGTTCGTGAACAAACAATTCAACTCTCCTATCAATTTGTATTCACCTCAAGCAATACAGGAAACTTTGGATAGGCAAACTCAAGTTCTAGCTAATGGTGCAGTTGG gATCGATTTCAATCAACTCGCCAAACCAGCGAATTTACAAAACAGTGCGGTCCTACGAATGCTTGAAGAGGAAGAAGCAAGGCAACGAGGTGGTCAACCCA GACTTAAGCGCGTAGCTTGGCCTCCACCTCCAGAAGATCAGGATTTGGATTTCGTGGAGCAAGGACCAATACAAGCGAAG CATCCTCAAGATTATAGTTCGCCACGACTGGCACAAACTCACGCCCCTGCCGTTTTTGAAGCACCACCGTCCACAATCACACTTCGCCCGGAGCCTCCAATCTCACAG gCACCAGCGCCAGTTTACCAAGCACAACCTGCCGCGACAAAGGCTCCAGTAAGCGGAAACATGAGAGGAGACTTGAAGTGGCCGCCAGCATCGGTGAGAGCTCAAACGGAAGCCGAAAACAGAGCTAGGATGGAATTAGCGAAAGGTCCTGCTGTTAGACCTCGCAGAGTGCACAAGGACTATAGCGGATTTTTCGCTCAACACGCTTTGAACAGTACCTATCCTGGTTATCGAGCTCCGCCAGGCACTCAATACTTTACCCCTTCTTATCATAATTAG